In Populus nigra chromosome 10, ddPopNigr1.1, whole genome shotgun sequence, the following proteins share a genomic window:
- the LOC133705014 gene encoding boron transporter 1-like translates to MEESFVPFCGIKNDLQGRLKCYKQDWTGGFKAGFRILAPTTYIFFASAIPVISFGEQLDRDTDGVLTAVQTLASTALCGIIHSIIGGQPLLILGVAEPTVIMYTFMFNFAKNIPDLGSKLFLAWSGWVCVWTAILLFLLSILGACSIISRFTRVAGELFGLLIAMLFMQEAVKGLVNEFGIPRRENPKSVEFQPSWRFANGMFALVLSFGLLLAGLRSRKARSWRYGSGWLRGFIADYGVPLMVLVWTAVSYIPSGSVPKGIPRRLFSPNPWSPGAFENWTVMKDMLKVPVLYIIGAFIPATMIAVLYYFDHSVASQLAQQREFNLRKPPSFHYDLLLLGFMVILCGLIGIPPSNGVIPQSPMHTKSLATLKHQILRNRLVATARKCMGKDASLGQVYDSMQEAYQHMQTPLIYQEPSARGLKELKESTIQMAASMGNIDAPVDETVFDIEKEIDDLLPVEVKEQRLSNLLQAIMVGGCVAAMPFIKKIPTSVLWGYFAFMAIESLPGNQFWERILLLFTAPSRRYKLLEEYHTSFVESVPFKTIAIFTFFQTAYLLVCFGITWIPIAGVLFPLMIMLLVPVRQYILPKFFKAVHLQDLDAAEYEEIPALSFSLATEAEMSRAASFADDGEILDGIITRSRGEIKRMCSPRVPSSDATASKEFRSIQSPRFSDKVYSPRVSEVRGDYSPRLGGAGRGPFSPRIGESRLSNLGKSG, encoded by the exons ATGGAAGAGAGCTTCGTGCCATTTTGCGGAATCAAGAATGATCTTCAAGGGAGATTGAAGTGTTACAAGCAGGACTGGACTGGTGGTTTCAAGGCGGGCTTCAG GATTTTGGCTCCGACCACGTATATATTTTTCGCATCAGCAATTCCAGTCATTTCATTTGGAGAGCAGTTGGATAGAGATACAG ATGGGGTTCTCACAGCTGTTCAGACCTTGGCTTCAACTGCATTATGTGGAATTATTCACTCCATTATTGGGGGTCAGCCTTTGCTGATCCTCGGAGTGGCAGAGCCAACTGTAATTATGTATACATTTATGTTCAATTTTGCTAAAAACATACCTGATCTGGGATCAAAGCTCTTCCTAGCATGGAGTGGATG GGTGTGTGTATGGACTGCTATCTTGCTCTTTCTGCTGTCTATCTTAGGAGCATGCTCGATTATTAGTAGATTTACTCGTGTAGCAGGGGAATTGTTTGGCCTTCTGATTGCCATGCTTTTCATGCAGGAAGCTGTAAAA GGACTTGTCAATGAGTTTGGTATACCTAGAAGAGAGAATCCAAAGTCAGTTGAGTTTCAACCTTCATGGAGATTTGCGAATGGGATGTTTGCTTTGGTACTATCATTTGGACTTCTGCTAGCTGGATTAAGGAGCAGAAAAGCTAGGTCTTGGCGCTATGGTTCTG GATGGCTTCGAGGCTTTATAGCAGATTATGGTGTGCCTTTGATGGTTTTGGTCTGGACTGCTGTTTCTTATATACCATCAGGAAGTGTTCCAAAAGGAATCCCAAGGCGTCTTTTTAGCCCCAATCCATGGTCACCAGGCGCATTTGAGAACTGGACTGTCATGAAG GATATGCTAAAGGTGCCAGTTCTTTATATAATTGGAGCTTTCATTCCAGCAACAATGATTGCAGTCCTGTATTATTTCGACCACAGTGTAGCATCTCAGCTTGCTCAACAGAGAGAATTTAATTTGAGAAAACCACCCTCTTTCCACTATGATCTACTTCTCTTGGGATTTATG GTCATACTGTGTGGTCTTATCGGAATTCCTCCATCAAATGGTGTCATTCCACAATCTCCAATGCATACTAAGAGTTTAGCTACACTGAAGCACCAA ATACTTCGTAATCGACTTGTGGCAACAGCACGCAAATGTATGGGTAAGGATGCAAGTCTAGGGCAAGTGTATGACAGCATGCAAGAAGCTTATCAACATATGCAGACCCCATTAATTTACCAAGAACCTTCTGCTCGG GGATTAAAGGAGTTGAAAGAGTCAACAATTCAGATGGCAGCAAGCATGGGAAATATTGATGCCCCAGTAGATGAGACAGTATTTGACATTGAGAAGGAGATTGATGATTTATTACCAGTTGAGGTGAAAGAACAGCGGCTCAGTAATCTGCTTCAAGCTATAATGGTAGGAGGATGTGTTGCGGCCATGCCTTTCATTAAGAAGATCCCAACCTCAGTACTATGGGGTTATTTTGCATTTATGGCCATTGAGAGCTTACCGGGTAATCAGTTCTGGGAGCGCATCTTACTGCTGTTCACTGCTCCAAGCCGGAGATACAA aTTGCTGGAGGAGTACCATACCAGTTTTGTGGAAAGCGTACCTTTCAAGACAATTGCGATATTCACATTTTTTCAGACTGCTTATTTGCTCGTCTGTTTTGGCATTACGTGGATTCCAATTGCTGGAGTTCTTTTCCCTTTAATGATCATGCTTTTGGTTCCTGTGAGACAATACATTTTGCCCAAGTTTTTCAAAGCAGTGCACCTTCAGGATTTGGATGCAGCAGAATATGAAGAAATTCCCGCTTTATCATTCAGTCTAGCAACT GAGGCAGAGATGAGCAGGGCAGCTTCATTTGCAGATGATGGAGAAATTTTAGATGGGATCATCACTCGAAGCAGAGGGGAGATAAAACGCATGTGCAGCCCCAGAGTGCCAAGTTCTGATGCGACAGCATCAAAGGAATTCAGGAGCATTCAGAGCCCACGGTTTTCCGATAAGGTGTATAGCCCTCGAGTTAGTGAAGTGCGAGGGGATTATAGTCCTCGATTAGGTGGTGCTGGAAGAGGACCATTTAGTCCGAGAATTGGAGAATCAAGATTATCAAATTTAGGAAAAAGtggttag